The following nucleotide sequence is from Pedobacter sp. PACM 27299.
TAGCCGGCCAGTTTAAACAGCTGGGACATTAAAACGGAATCCCTCCCCCCACTGACTGCCAAAAGAATCTGGTCATCGCTAGAGAAAAGTGCGTTTTGCTGGATATATGCTTTAAATTGATGAAGAGGTAACATCTTTCAAAAATAGCATTTACTAATGGATTTTAATTTCATCGGTATAGCAATATTTGTAATTTATACGTTTATGGGGTAGCGACCATCAGAAGATCTCTAAGGCTATTTCCAGATCCATTCAAGAAACAAAAAAATAGCGCAATTGAACTCTATTTATTCTGGTGAAAATGGTAAGCAAAAAACTAACTTTGTAACGTGCAGAAACTATATATTTTTTTCATTTTATTCCTTCTATCGTTTTCTCTACTGGCTCAGCAGAAGACAAAAATCATTCTTAAAAGCTCCCAGCGTGCAAGGGTAGAAAAGAATAGCAATACGACTTATCTGAGAAATCCGGTATTTCAACAGGACAATGCGACTTTGGCCTGCGATAGTGCTATATTTTATGAAGCCAAAAATATGTTTGATGCCTTTGGCAATGTACACATCAACCAGGCAGATACGATCAATATTTACTCGGATCGATTAACCTATGATGGGAATACAAAAAATGCGCACTTAACCAGTAATGTGAAAATGATCGACAAAGAGTCGATTTTAACTACTAATATCCTGGATTATAACCTGGGTAGTAAAGTAGGAACTTATGTAACTGGTGGAAAGATTGTCAATAAAGACGTGACGCTGACCAGCAAAAACGGTTATTATTTTTCTAATAGCCGGGATGCATACTTCCGCTACAATGTGGTTGTAGTTACCCCGGAAACCACCATTAAATCGGATACGCTAAGGTATAACACTTTAACGAATTGGACTTATTTCTATGGCCCAACTAATATCATGGGTAAAGACGACAACCTTTACACAGAAAACGGTGCTTACAATACGAAAACTCAATATGCTTATTTCGGCAAGAAAAACTTGTATACCACAGGGTCGAAATCGCTAAAAGGAGACAGTTTATATTATGACGGGATTGCCGGATACGGTAAGGCCGTCCGCAACATTGTGTTTAGAGATACGGTGGATAAAACCGTGATGTACGGACAATTGGGCTATTACTACAAAATTGACCAGCGTACTGTGGTGACGAAAAACCCTTATGTAGGCCTGGGCACTTCCGATTCTATTATGGTGGGCAAGAAACTTGTCCCAGATACTTTATGGATGGGTGCCGATACGCTGGAAACGCAGATGGTACTCCTTAAAACTTTAAAATTAATCGCCTCCCCTGTGCTGAAGAAAGACAATGAGATGGGAGAAGCAGAAGAAGCACCAGAAGAGAAAGTTGGTGCCAAAAAGCCGACTGTAGTTGCGGAGACTGATAAAAGAAAAGATAAGAAAAAAGATAAACAACCGGTTGCAGCAATCCCTGTGGCAGCTGTGGATCCCAGCAAAACAAAACTGCCCAGTACAGCCGATTCGCTCTCTAAAGGAAACCTTCCCTTAAAAAAGGATTCAATTGCCTTGAAAATCAATCCTATTCCTATAGAAAAGAAAGCAGTCGCCTTGAGTAAAAAAGGAGCAAAAAAGATAGTTTCAGACAGCACCATATTGGTGGTACTGAAGGCGGCGGAAGTGATCCAGCCAGAATCGCTGACAGACTCCGCAAAAACGGCGCTGGAGAAAAGTAATACCGATCCACTAAAAAATGCAGCTGCTGAGGTCAAAAAAACTGCAGGAGCGCTAGCAGGGAGTAAAGCAGGCGCAGTAAACAAGGCAATCACAGGAGCAAAAAACGTTGCAGGAAATAAGGCAGTTGCCGGCGCTAAAACAGTAATTGGCAATAAAGACACCTTGAATAAAACAGTGACAGGAGCTAAAAATGGGGCAGCAAAAGCAGCGAATGTGGTAATGGCCAAAGATTCAATTCCTTTTAACCCTGCGGATACGATAAAAACAAGGATCATTAAGGCTTATCACAATGTGAGGGTTTATAAGTCCAATATGCAGGCCAGAGCAGACTCCTTGTTCTACACCAGTTCTGACTCTACCCTTCGCTGGTATGGCAAACCAGTATTATGGTCGGAAGGTTCTCAGCAAACTGGAGATACCATTTATTTGAAACTAAAAGATAAACAACTGAATACTTCACAAGTACTCAGCAACGCCTTTATGGTGAATGTAAATTTAGATTCTGCCAGGTTCAACCAGATCAAAGGGAAACTAATCACCGGATTTTTCCTGAATGGCAAGCTGAACAGGATGTTTGTAGATGGAAACGCGGAAAGTATTTATTTCAACAGGGAAAAAGACAGTATTTATACTGAAATGAACCAGACGGTGAGCAGCCGGATTAAGATCATTTTTAAGGAAAAAGAGATCAGTGAGATCATCACCATTAAAGATACAGAAGGGGTAAGAACTCCGATTAAGGAGCTTAAAGCAGATGTTTTCTTAACCGGATTTACCTGGAAGCCGGAATTAAGGCCATTGTCGAAGAAAGAAGTAATCAATGGCAAGCCGAAATCGAAACCTGGCGCCAAGAAACCAGCTGGTCCTAAAGGGCCAAAACCAGCGGCTGAAAAGAAAGATGGGAAAGAAGCCACTGTAGCCCCTCCTGATGGAAAACCAATTTCTGAAAAGGAGCTCCTTCCAGGGAAGTCGCTGCCGAAAAGTATCAATGGTGTTGCGGTTCCTTCAACTGAGGCCATTAAAAAAGAGGCGATTAAAGCGGGTTCCCTGAATACAGATTCTTTAAAAACAGAAGCTTTAAAGGCTATCCCATTAAAGGTAGACAGCGCCCAAATAGATAGTCTTAAAAAAGTAATTGAAAAAAAAGCGGCTCCAATTAAATCCGCTATTCTTAACCCGACAACAAAACCAGCTACTGCTCCTTCAAAAAAGCAATAAGCTTACGCATGGCAATGGCACGATGTGAGATTTCATTTTTCTGCTCCATACTCATTTGCGCAAAACTGATGTCATTACCCTCTGGGACAAAAATCGGATCGTATCCAAAACCTTGCGTACCCATTGGTTTTTCAGCGATATGACCGTTAATAATGCCTTCGAAAATATAGTTCTGCTGATTTTTGAAAAGGGAAACTACCGTTCTAAAACGGGCTTTTCGATTGGTTTGCCCTTCCATCTTTTGCAGCACAAGATTTAAATTTGCAGCATCATCCTTAATTCCTGAATATCTGGCAGAATAGATCCCTGGTTCCTGGTTTAAGGCTTCGATTTCCAAACCACTATCATCAGCAAAGCAATCCAACTGGTAATTTTCCAATACATACTGGCTTTTTAACGTTGCATTCTCTGCAAATGTGCTTCCTGTTTCCGGAATGTCTACGTTACATCCGATATCCGACAGATTCAATACTTTATATTGGCCGCGCAATAAATTGCCGACTTCTTCTGTTTTATGTTTATTATTTGTGGCAAATACTAATTCAGTGATCATAGTCCTAATTGTTTAAGGCTTCCCCATAATGTTTTCTTTCCGCCTGGATCCTGTTCCAGTTTTCTCAATTCTCCTGAGAAAATTACGCGGACATCTCCCTCCATCACGATCTTATTCTCCGGATGTGAAGGCAGCTGTAAATCCTCCGCTGAGACGCCAAAAGCGAATACTAAAACGCTTGAAAAATGCTGCTGCAAATCTATGAAACTGGTTTTCGGGTATTTCGCATAATTTAACAATGCAAAATCACTGGCTGTCAGATTAATTGATTTTACGATTTTACGCAGCAGTTCTCTTCCTGCCTCATCACTCACTTCGTGATCTGCATCATTTACCAAAATGAGGATTTTCTTTTTATTCTGACCCAAAAACTTGAAAGATAAGGCAGCTGGCCTTTCAAGAGCAGGAAACTGAGGAATCGTGATCGGGATCGTGGCTGAAGGGTCTACAGGAGCTGTAAGCGGGATCGAAGCAACAGCCACAGGAACAACCGCAGGTGCAGCAGCGGGAACCGAAGTAATTGCCGGATTAATAACTGGTGTAACTTCAGGAGCAAAAATCGGAGTAACCGCAGCTACAGTACCTGTAGCTCTTCCTGACACCGGATTTTCTAAATCCGCCGCAACAATAGGTTCCGCAGCAATCTGCACTCTAACTTTCTGTAGATCAGCCCCCAGTACTTCTCCAGTTGAAAACCCTTCCTCCCCCTTAATCAAATAAATATCATCTGTAAAAAATAAACGTAAAGCGTCTCCGTTAGTTGTTAGTTCGCTACCCATTAATGCTGATTTTGTTGGAAATCTTTTTTCTGTTAAAATTAGTTAAATATCTTATTATAGTGCCTTTATTTATTACTTTTATGCCTTAAAATATATATAGCATATATCTTTCGTGAGAAAAACTTGTTGCATTATCTTCTTCAGTATGACCTTTGCGGGCGCATTTGCACAAAATGTAGCCAGTATTAATGGGAAACCTGTAAGTAGTAAAGAATTTATGTGGGTTTATAAGAAAAACCACCCTGGGACTTCAAATATTGAATTTAAAGAACTGGAAGATTATTTAAACCTCTACCTGGATTTCAAACTTAAAGTACTCGATGCTAAAGAAATGGGATTTGACAGGGATACGGCCTATCTTTCAGAAATTAAAGACTATGAGACTGCCCTGCGTGCTCAGAAAAAAGTGACCCTTCCAAAGGCCACTTACTCGATGATCATCAATGAGTACAAGAACGCGGTACTCATGTTTAATGTATCGGAGATAAAAGTTTGGGATAAAGCTCAAAATGATACCCACCAGCTTCGCAACTTTTATGAAAGAAATCAATCGCTCTATAGTGATGGTTCTTTTGAAGAACAAAAAGGAATGGTAATCGCTGATTATCAAAGCGCACTGGAAAAAGACTGGGTGACACAGCTAAGGGATCGTTATCCGGTAAAAATAAATGAGGCAGAATTGAAAAAACTGGCAAAATTATAAACGCGGCTCCCCAAAAATATTAATGTTAAATTTGCAAAAGAATATAATTGAACGTACATAGAATGAAGAAATTTTTAGTGATTGCAAGCGGTTTAATCTGTTTGTTTTTAAACACACAGGCGCAAAAGAAAAATATTGATAAAGTTGTTGCTGTATTAGGGAATAATATCATTTTATTATCTGATTTGAACCAACAATATGCGCAATACCTGAATTCTGGAAACCCACCTGATGAAAAGATAAAGTGTTATATCCTTCAGCAGATGCTTGCTCAAAAATTACTGAAGCAACAAGCGGAAATCGATTCAATTACCGTAGATGAGAATCAGGTAGACAATGAGGTGGAGAAAAGAATGCGTATGCAAATTCAACGTGCCGGTGGTGAAGAGCGCTTAGAGCAATTCTTAAACCGTTCCGTTTTGCAATACAAAGATGAGATCAGACCGGATATCAAAGAGCAGTTAATTTCTGACAATATGCAGCAGCACATCACAAAAGATGTGAGCATCACCCCTCTTGAAGTTAAAAAATACTTTGATTCTTACAAAAAAGATAGCTTACCTGATATTCCTACAGAATTTGAGGTTGGAGAGATTGTGCTTCACCCAAAACTAACGAAAGCAGAGAAGCAAAAATTCTATGATAAAATCGATGCATTAAGGTTAAGGGTTAAAAGTGGTGAAGACTTTGCTTTCCTTGCAAAATCATATTCTGAAGATCCAGGATCGGCACCTGATGGTGGTGATTTAGGTTTCTTTGACCGTACAAAAATGGTAAAAGAATTTACAGCATGGGCCTTCAAATTGAAAGCCGGTGAGGTTTCCCCAGTTTTTGAAACCGAACATGGTTTCCATATTTTACAGGTGATTGAACGTCGTGGAGAACAAGTCCAGGCCCGTCACATTTTGATTCGTCCACAAACAACGCCAGCCAGTTTAGAACGTGTAAAACTGCAGGCAGATAGTATTTATAGTAACATCGTCAACAAAAAAATCACCTTTTCTACCGCTGCTTCTTTGTATTCTGACAATAAAGAATCACAGTACAATGGTGGAATGATGCTTTACGCAGATAACGTTACTGCAAGAACGACTTTCATTCCTGCTGATAAACTGGACCCTAAAGTATTCTTAGTAGTAGACACAATGAAAGTTGGTGATTTATCTAAACCAATAATGTTTACCGGTCAGGATGGTAAAGAAGGATACAAATTATTGTATCTGAAATCTAAAATCCCACCACACAAAGGAAACCTGGAACAAGATTATTCTAAGTTCAAAGAAAGAGCACAACAGGCCAAAATTGACCGTACGTTGAGCGAGTGGTTTGAGAAAAGAAGAGAAAATACTTACATCAGAATCAACCCTGATTATGACCAGTGTGATGAGTTAAAAATCTGGGCTCAAACTTCTAAAAAATAAATCTATGCCATTTGAAAATGAGATTAAAGCAGTAGACGCCTTACATCAGGTATACAAAGACATTAAAGCCGAGATAGGCAAAGTGGTTATTGGGCAGGATGAAGTGGTGAAATCAGTTTTAATCGCTATTTTCAGCAATGGCCATTGTCTGTTGGTCGGTGTTCCAGGTCTGGCTAAAACCCTGCTGGTTCAAACCGTATCGAATGTGCTGGATCTTAATTTCAATAGGATCCAGTTCACTCCAGACTTAATGCCCAGCGACATTATTGGGGCTGAAATTCTTGGTGAAGACCGCAACTTTAAATTCATTCCCGGACCGATATTTTCAAATATCATTCTTGCTGATGAGATCAATAGAACCCCTCCGAAAACACAGGCTGCCCTATTAGAAGCCATGCAGGAAAAAGCAGTTACTGCAGCCGGACAAAGACATATCTTACCGAATCCTTTCTTCGTATTGGCCACACAAAACCCAATTGAACAAGAAGGAACCTATCCGCTTCCAGAAGCACAATTGGATCGTTTTATGTTCCATGTGCATTTAGGCTACCCTTCTTTTGAAGAAGAATTGACCATCGTAAAAAACACCACCAGCAATCGGGATGTTCAGCTGAAAAAGATCATCAATTCGCAGCAGATTCAATATTTTCAGAAACTGGTCCGCAATATCCCTATCGCTGATAATGTAGTAGAATATGCCGTTAAACTGGCTAGTAAAACGCGTCCGCATACTGCGCATGCGACCGAAGAGGTGAATAAATACATCAGCTGGGGCGCAGGTCCTAGGGCCTCTCAGTTTCTTGTAGTTGGTGCCAAGTGTCATGCAGCGATTTCTGGGAAGTATTCACCGGATATTGAAGATGTGCAGGCGGTAGCAGAAGCCATATTAAGACATAGGATTGTTCGGAATTACCGTGCGGAAGCAGAAGGTCTTTCCATGGAACAGATCATTAAAAACTTGTTTTAAAATTAAGTGATTCCGATTTTTACACAGGGCTATAGATCGGTTCCAAAGCAGCATTCATTTTATAGCGATAATTGATTTTATACCATGGCTCTAATTAATTTTACAGTCGCCAGCCCTATAAAAAGAAGGCCCTTGAAAATTTTCAAGGGCCTTCTTTTTATACCTCATTTCTTTTCTTTACTCTTCTTTCAGCAGCGCTGGTTTAAACAGATTTGGATAATCCGTTACCAGACCGTCTACTCCTAACCCAATCAGATACTTCATCTCTTTAGTGGAATTGATCGTCCATGGGATGATTTTAATCCCGGCTTCGTGACAACGATCCACTAAGCTTTTTCCTACCAATACTGAATATGGGCTATATACTGTCGGCTTAAATCCTAATTCCTCAATATTAACTTCAAAGTTTTCCTTTTCATCGATCAGCAATCCAGTTTTGATCTTAGGATAATGCTCATGAAGGTATTGAAGTGTACGGATATCAAATGATTGGATGGTCACTCTTTTCTCCAGTTTCTTTCTTTTCACAATTTCCATAATCAGGTCTACAAACTCCGAAGGTTCCGGTTGAAATTCTCCATCTCCTTTGGGGATCAGTTTTGTTTCAATACTGTAATTAGGTTTAGTAAGCTTGTTGAATTTCACATAAGACTCCACTGAATCCATCGTTTCTTCCAACAATGGTTTATATGCTTTAAATTTCTGCTGGCCAGGATAACGGTTGTGAATTTTGCTTCCTACATCGAATTTCTTCACCTCCTCATAATTCATTTTGTAGATGTTATATTTCTTTTGATCTTTTAAACTGATGGCTTTACCATCTGGCTTCAAACTGATCTCTGCATTAAAATAGGGCTCCTGAGAAAGCACCACCTGCTTATCTTTTGAAATCACAGCATTCATCACTAAGGTATTAACGCCGAGATCTAAGGCTTTAATCATTCCTGGTATGGTATTTTCAGGCATTATGCCACGAGCGCCTCTCTGGCCTTGTAAATCGAATTTCTGAGCCTGACTTTGACCGACAATCAACATTGCCGCAAGGATTAGTATATTTTTCTTCATTAAATGTATTTCTTCATTAATTATGGTTACTCTTCATCCATAACGCAGATAAGGTATGATCCTTATATGGATGGGCATTGAAAATAAGAGATTAAAAACGGAAATATCAAAAGCTAATACTAAGCGACCTCAAAAAGGTAAAACTCAGCCATAAAAAAAGGGTTTTTAAACCAATTGTTAAAAACCCTTTTCTCTTTATATTATCATTTGATTAACGTTCAGCAGGTGTGAAAACCTGCATGATCAGGTTCCAGTTATGGTCGGCCTGACGCTCATAGATAAACACGTAATTGAAGCTTTCTCTTAAATCTGCTTTATAATCAATGGTTGCAACGCCATAAGTATAGGCAAGATCACCACCTAAAGCTTTATCTGCTTTAGTAGTTTTAAGTGTCATATTTTTCACCATACCGTTGTAGAAAGCCATGGCTTTATCTTTTCCAACGATCGGCTCATATCCAGGGAACAATACTCTGGCATCAGGATTTAAGAAACCTGCAAATGCAGCTACACCGTAAGACTTCAGGGTAGTATTCAACGTTTTCTCTGTGGTCACGATGATATCTGTTCCCGCAGCTCTTTGTTTATCGGTTGCAAATTTAGGTTTATAATATTCTTTAGGCTCGATATAAGAAGTTTCCAGCTTATTCAGCGGTTTGTTGTGCGTAGTACCTAGATCTAATGCCAATTCCCATTTGCCATCTTTCGCTTTCCATACGGTCAAATACTGCCCGTAAGTTTTCTCTACTCCATCGATTGTATAAGGACCTGTAGTGAAACCCCAGTCTCCGCTCTTAGCTACTCTTGCATAAGTTGGCGTCCAGCTCACATTTTTACTCTCTTCCTGTGTGGCATAAAAAGTTTTCGCATTTACCGGATTCGGTCTGAATACTAGTGCATCATTTGCGGAAAAGCTAGTGTAAGCACTTTTGGCGCCATGTTTTGCCAGGCTTTCTGCAAATTCTTTCTCTGCTTTAACAAGAGATTTAGTGGTTCCGTCCGACTTCTGTGCATAAGCACCAACTGTCATAGAAAGGGCGACTACTGTATAAAGGAATTTATTGATCATGATTTGAAATAGTTTGAATAATATTTTTGTTTGGTACGAATATAATTGTTCTGATATTTTTGATCTGCAAAATTAATTAACAATTCAACATCCCTAGGCTTTATTCCAGGTCGTTCCTTCTTTGCTGTCTTTCAATTGGATGCCCATACTTTGCAGGCCCAATCTGATTTTATCTGAAGTTGCATAATCCTTGTTCTCTTTTGCCGTCTGACGTAAGTCGATCACCATATCTAGTACTGAATTTAATGCGATATTAGAAGTTTCCTCGTCTTTTAGTCCGAAAATATCATACACAAAATCCTGCATCAGCTGTTTAAGCTTGTCCAGTTCTACTGCAGAGATTTTTCCTTTTCCATCATACACCGTATTGATAATTCTGCTGGCTTCGAAAAGTTCTGCAATCACCACCGGGCTGTTGAAATCATCATTCATTGCTTTGACGCAATTGTCGATGATCGGATCGATTTCGAAATCACTGCTTTCAGCTGGCGTCAATTTATCGAGTAAACTCAAAGCATTCATCAGCCTTTTAAATCCTTTTTCCGAAGCATCTAAAGCTTCATTTGAGAAGTCTAGTGTACTGCGGTAATGTGCCTGTAACATGAAGAATTTAACCGTCATCGGGCTGAATCCTTTTTCCAGCAACGCATGGTCTCCACTAAACAATTGTTCCGGTAGAAATCCGTTACCTGCACTTTTCGACATCCTCGTACCGTTTACGGTCAGCATATTGGTATGCATCCAGTATTTTGCCGGTTGTTTATGACTGCAAGCTTCAGACTGGGCAATTTCATTGGTATGGTGTGTTGCTGCAAGATCCATTCCACCGCCATGAATATCGAATTCTGCACCAAGATATTTGGCACTCATTGCGGAACATTCAATATGCCATCCTGGAAAACCTTCTCCCCATGGGGAAGCCCAGCGCATGAGTGTTTCCGGTTTTGCTTTAATCCAAAGTGCGAAATCTAACCTGCCGCGTTTCTCGTTTTGTCCACCCAGTTCTCTGGTATTCGCCAGCATATCCTCCAGGTTTCTATTGGTAAGAATGGTATAGTTATAAGTCTGACTGTATTTTTCTACATCAAAATAGATGGTTCCATTGGATTCATACGCATAACCATTGTTCATGATCTCTTTGATCATTTCAATTTGCTCGATGATGTGTCCGGTAGCGGTAGGCTCGATACTTGGCGGTAGTGTATTGAACATTCTCAATACATCATGGAATCCCAAAGTGTATTTTTGCACAATTTCCATTGGCTCCAATTGCTCCAGTTTCGCTCTTTTAGCAAATTTATCATCTCCTTCATCACGATCACCTTCCAAATGGCCGGCATCGGTAATGTTGCGCACATAGCGTACTTTATAACCACTGTATTTCAAATACCTGAAGATCAAATCAAAAGAGATGAACGTACGACAATTGCCCAGGTGAACATCACTGTAAACAGTAGGTCCGCACACATACATACCTACATGAGGTGCGTTTAGCGGTTCAAAAAGTTCTTTTTTACGTGTTAGGGTATTGTAGAGCTGTAAGCCTGTATTCATCTTGCAAAGGTAAAAATTTTAGCGTGT
It contains:
- a CDS encoding nuclear transport factor 2 family protein; this translates as MINKFLYTVVALSMTVGAYAQKSDGTTKSLVKAEKEFAESLAKHGAKSAYTSFSANDALVFRPNPVNAKTFYATQEESKNVSWTPTYARVAKSGDWGFTTGPYTIDGVEKTYGQYLTVWKAKDGKWELALDLGTTHNKPLNKLETSYIEPKEYYKPKFATDKQRAAGTDIIVTTEKTLNTTLKSYGVAAFAGFLNPDARVLFPGYEPIVGKDKAMAFYNGMVKNMTLKTTKADKALGGDLAYTYGVATIDYKADLRESFNYVFIYERQADHNWNLIMQVFTPAER
- a CDS encoding peptidylprolyl isomerase gives rise to the protein MKKFLVIASGLICLFLNTQAQKKNIDKVVAVLGNNIILLSDLNQQYAQYLNSGNPPDEKIKCYILQQMLAQKLLKQQAEIDSITVDENQVDNEVEKRMRMQIQRAGGEERLEQFLNRSVLQYKDEIRPDIKEQLISDNMQQHITKDVSITPLEVKKYFDSYKKDSLPDIPTEFEVGEIVLHPKLTKAEKQKFYDKIDALRLRVKSGEDFAFLAKSYSEDPGSAPDGGDLGFFDRTKMVKEFTAWAFKLKAGEVSPVFETEHGFHILQVIERRGEQVQARHILIRPQTTPASLERVKLQADSIYSNIVNKKITFSTAASLYSDNKESQYNGGMMLYADNVTARTTFIPADKLDPKVFLVVDTMKVGDLSKPIMFTGQDGKEGYKLLYLKSKIPPHKGNLEQDYSKFKERAQQAKIDRTLSEWFEKRRENTYIRINPDYDQCDELKIWAQTSKK
- a CDS encoding OstA-like protein; translated protein: MQKLYIFFILFLLSFSLLAQQKTKIILKSSQRARVEKNSNTTYLRNPVFQQDNATLACDSAIFYEAKNMFDAFGNVHINQADTINIYSDRLTYDGNTKNAHLTSNVKMIDKESILTTNILDYNLGSKVGTYVTGGKIVNKDVTLTSKNGYYFSNSRDAYFRYNVVVVTPETTIKSDTLRYNTLTNWTYFYGPTNIMGKDDNLYTENGAYNTKTQYAYFGKKNLYTTGSKSLKGDSLYYDGIAGYGKAVRNIVFRDTVDKTVMYGQLGYYYKIDQRTVVTKNPYVGLGTSDSIMVGKKLVPDTLWMGADTLETQMVLLKTLKLIASPVLKKDNEMGEAEEAPEEKVGAKKPTVVAETDKRKDKKKDKQPVAAIPVAAVDPSKTKLPSTADSLSKGNLPLKKDSIALKINPIPIEKKAVALSKKGAKKIVSDSTILVVLKAAEVIQPESLTDSAKTALEKSNTDPLKNAAAEVKKTAGALAGSKAGAVNKAITGAKNVAGNKAVAGAKTVIGNKDTLNKTVTGAKNGAAKAANVVMAKDSIPFNPADTIKTRIIKAYHNVRVYKSNMQARADSLFYTSSDSTLRWYGKPVLWSEGSQQTGDTIYLKLKDKQLNTSQVLSNAFMVNVNLDSARFNQIKGKLITGFFLNGKLNRMFVDGNAESIYFNREKDSIYTEMNQTVSSRIKIIFKEKEISEIITIKDTEGVRTPIKELKADVFLTGFTWKPELRPLSKKEVINGKPKSKPGAKKPAGPKGPKPAAEKKDGKEATVAPPDGKPISEKELLPGKSLPKSINGVAVPSTEAIKKEAIKAGSLNTDSLKTEALKAIPLKVDSAQIDSLKKVIEKKAAPIKSAILNPTTKPATAPSKKQ
- a CDS encoding AAA family ATPase — translated: MPFENEIKAVDALHQVYKDIKAEIGKVVIGQDEVVKSVLIAIFSNGHCLLVGVPGLAKTLLVQTVSNVLDLNFNRIQFTPDLMPSDIIGAEILGEDRNFKFIPGPIFSNIILADEINRTPPKTQAALLEAMQEKAVTAAGQRHILPNPFFVLATQNPIEQEGTYPLPEAQLDRFMFHVHLGYPSFEEELTIVKNTTSNRDVQLKKIINSQQIQYFQKLVRNIPIADNVVEYAVKLASKTRPHTAHATEEVNKYISWGAGPRASQFLVVGAKCHAAISGKYSPDIEDVQAVAEAILRHRIVRNYRAEAEGLSMEQIIKNLF
- the cysS gene encoding cysteine--tRNA ligase, encoding MNTGLQLYNTLTRKKELFEPLNAPHVGMYVCGPTVYSDVHLGNCRTFISFDLIFRYLKYSGYKVRYVRNITDAGHLEGDRDEGDDKFAKRAKLEQLEPMEIVQKYTLGFHDVLRMFNTLPPSIEPTATGHIIEQIEMIKEIMNNGYAYESNGTIYFDVEKYSQTYNYTILTNRNLEDMLANTRELGGQNEKRGRLDFALWIKAKPETLMRWASPWGEGFPGWHIECSAMSAKYLGAEFDIHGGGMDLAATHHTNEIAQSEACSHKQPAKYWMHTNMLTVNGTRMSKSAGNGFLPEQLFSGDHALLEKGFSPMTVKFFMLQAHYRSTLDFSNEALDASEKGFKRLMNALSLLDKLTPAESSDFEIDPIIDNCVKAMNDDFNSPVVIAELFEASRIINTVYDGKGKISAVELDKLKQLMQDFVYDIFGLKDEETSNIALNSVLDMVIDLRQTAKENKDYATSDKIRLGLQSMGIQLKDSKEGTTWNKA
- a CDS encoding glycerophosphodiester phosphodiesterase family protein — translated: MKKNILILAAMLIVGQSQAQKFDLQGQRGARGIMPENTIPGMIKALDLGVNTLVMNAVISKDKQVVLSQEPYFNAEISLKPDGKAISLKDQKKYNIYKMNYEEVKKFDVGSKIHNRYPGQQKFKAYKPLLEETMDSVESYVKFNKLTKPNYSIETKLIPKGDGEFQPEPSEFVDLIMEIVKRKKLEKRVTIQSFDIRTLQYLHEHYPKIKTGLLIDEKENFEVNIEELGFKPTVYSPYSVLVGKSLVDRCHEAGIKIIPWTINSTKEMKYLIGLGVDGLVTDYPNLFKPALLKEE
- the rdgB gene encoding RdgB/HAM1 family non-canonical purine NTP pyrophosphatase, with amino-acid sequence MTELVFATNNKHKTEEVGNLLRGQYKVLNLSDIGCNVDIPETGSTFAENATLKSQYVLENYQLDCFADDSGLEIEALNQEPGIYSARYSGIKDDAANLNLVLQKMEGQTNRKARFRTVVSLFKNQQNYIFEGIINGHIAEKPMGTQGFGYDPIFVPEGNDISFAQMSMEQKNEISHRAIAMRKLIAFLKEQ